The region ATTGGCTTTCTGCTGCTCCTGATTATCCTGGTGGCCTTTACCGGCGGTGTCCTTGCGGCCTTCTATATCTACACGCCTTATGGCCCCGCGACGGAGACCTTCGTTGAGATTGCGCCGCATACCGGGACCCAGGCCATCGCAGTGCTGCTCGAGCAGAAGAGGATTATCCGCAGCCGCTATGCCTTTGAGTTTCTCAAGTTCAGCCGCAAAAACACCCTCAAGGCGGGAGAGTATCGCTTCGACCACCCGGCACCCCTGACCGAGGTCTATAACCGCATCGCCAAAGGGGATATCTACTTCCACGCCCTCACGATCCCGGAGGGATACAACATCTTCGACATCGCCCAGGCCGTCGAGGCTGCCGGGCTGGGCAAGCGCGACGAGTTTCTGGCCGAGGAGAAGGACCACACGGAGCTGATCGCCGACTGGACGTCCGGCGACGCCCATCCGCCAACCTCCCTGGAGGGCTATCTCTTCCCCGATACCTATCACTTTGCCCGACATACTCCGGCGGTCCACATCCTCGCGGCGATGGTGCGGCGCTTCCGCCAGGCCACTCAGCAACTGAACCTGACCCACGACGTTTCCCGCACCGTCATCCTGGCATCGCTGGTGGAGAAAGAGGTCTCGCAGCCGGAAGAGCGTCCACTGGTGGCCGGGGTCTTCAAGAACCGCCTGGAGAAGTCCATTCCTCTTGCGACCGACCCTACGGTGATCTACGCCGCTCTGTTGGATGGCCGCTGGCGCGGAACCATCTACGCCTCCGACCTGCGCTCGCCGTCGCCGTACAACACCTACCGCCACGCCGGACTTCCCCCCGGCCCGATCTGCAATCCCGGAATGGAGTCGTTCCGCGCAGTGCTGTCCCCGGCAAAGACCGACTACCTGTACTTCGTCTCCGACGCCGCAGGCCACAGCCGTTTTTCGGCGACGCTCAAGGAGCACAACCAGAACGTACAACAGTATCGCAAGGATCAGCAGCGTTAGGGGATTCAACTCACACGGCGGAGCTCTGAGGGGCTCCGGCTGGTCTGCAGGAGCGGATTGGGCATTCTGCAAACCCACCGAAGCTTCGCGAAGGTGAGGCACCCAGGCAGCGGAGGAGGATCGTATTCGCGGTCAGGGGAGCCCAGGATGGCGCCTTGCTTCTGATACCAGCTATGCTGATGGTTAATCTGTGCGGTGTTCGGCCTGACATTTTTCAGGAACCTTCACCTGCCGACTCTCATCTATACCTCTTGTAGCTCTCAACTTGCGCTTCCAGCAGAACCCGGACGGTATACTTAACCTTCGTGCGCTTGAAGATTCGAAAAATCCTGACGCTGTGCGTTGTCGGAGTTCTTCCTGCCCTCACCGGATGTTTCTCCCACGTTCGCTATGTGCCCAAGACCCGTGTGGCCGATGTCATCATGAGCGCTTCGCTCGATGACATGGCGCGCCAGCTCGTCACCCGGTACGATTCCATGCGGACGTTCAATGCCAGCGTGGAGATTGCGGCTACCACAGGCGGCGGTCTTCAGGGCAAGGAGATACAGTACACCAGCTTTGCCGGTTACATCCTGATGTGCAAGCCGGAGTTTCTTCGCGTGCTTCTGCTGGTTCCGGTGGTCCGGACACAGGCGCTGGATATGGTCTCCGACGGCAAGAACTTCAAGCTGCTGATTCCTCCGCGCAAGCGGGCCATCGTCGGATCGAACACGGTGACGACCCAATCGAAGAATGGCCTTGAGAACCTCAGGCCCGATGTCTTCTTCGATTCGATGTTCGTTCAAGGACCGGAGAACGACCAGATCATCTCCATGACCACGGACATCCGGGTGATTGAGAGTGGCAAGAAGAAGAAGGACCTGATCGAAGAGCCGGCCTATTCCATGCAGATTCTTGCCAAGCCCGAGGGGCAGACGGTCCGCACGCTGCGCGTGATCCACATCAACTCGATCGACCTTCTGCCCTACCAGCAGGACATCTACAACGACAAGGGGCAAGTCGTCACCAAAGCGCATTACAGCAACTATCGCTACTATGGCAATACGCCGTATCCCTCGAACATCGTGATCGAGCGACCCCGCGATCACTACTCCCTGACGGTCAACATCACCAAGCTCACGCTCAACCAGAAACTCGACGACGACCAGTTTGAGCTGAAGATCCCGGAGAACATCCCGGTCGAGACGCTCAAGTAGCTGTCTCTCCCACAGGACCTGGCCGGCCCAATCCGCAGAGTGGAAAACAGCCATGACACAGAACATCTACGACGATCCCCGGTTTTTCGACGGCTACTCCCGTCTGCGACGATCGGTGGATGGTCTCGAAGGCGCGCCGGAGTGGCCTTCGATGCGTGCCCTGCTGCCGGATATGCGTGGTATTCGCGTACTCGATCTCGGCTGCGGATACGGCTGGTTCTGCCGCTGGGCCCACCAGCAGGGCGCGTCCTCTGTTCTCGGTCTCGATGTCTCCCGCAAGATGCTCCAGAGAGCATCGGAGATCCAGCCGACGGAGGGCATCGAATATATCCGGACAGACCT is a window of Edaphobacter sp. 12200R-103 DNA encoding:
- the mltG gene encoding endolytic transglycosylase MltG; this translates as MKFIGFLLLLIILVAFTGGVLAAFYIYTPYGPATETFVEIAPHTGTQAIAVLLEQKRIIRSRYAFEFLKFSRKNTLKAGEYRFDHPAPLTEVYNRIAKGDIYFHALTIPEGYNIFDIAQAVEAAGLGKRDEFLAEEKDHTELIADWTSGDAHPPTSLEGYLFPDTYHFARHTPAVHILAAMVRRFRQATQQLNLTHDVSRTVILASLVEKEVSQPEERPLVAGVFKNRLEKSIPLATDPTVIYAALLDGRWRGTIYASDLRSPSPYNTYRHAGLPPGPICNPGMESFRAVLSPAKTDYLYFVSDAAGHSRFSATLKEHNQNVQQYRKDQQR